The sequence GCCGCAAGGGCGAAAAGTTCGTCGTCATCTTCGACCTCGCCAAGCTGATGGCGAACGACAGGATCCCGGAAGCAAGCGATGCCGGCGCCGATGCGCCGCGCGCCGCCTGAGTTTGCAAGTGTGAAGCGTGGCCAAGCGTAAGCACCCCAATTCGAACCAACGAGCCCCACAATGAGATTCACCGTCAAAGCCAAGCTTGCCAGCGCCTTCGGCGTCGTCATCCTGCTCTCCATGATCGCCGGTGCGGTCGGCTACTTGAAGCTGGCCGACATGGTCGGCATCACCGAGGTCCTCGTCGCCCGCGCGGGCCGTATGGAGAAGGCTGCCGAACTGAAGGAAGGCGTTTTGTTCCTGGTGCGCGCCGAGAAGAACTCGATCCTGGCGGCGTCCGATGCCGAGTATGACCAGTTCGTCGCCGACCTCGCCAAGAACCGCGAAGCGGTCGCCAAGTCCAAGGACGAGATCTACGCCGCCGCCAGCGAAGGCGGCAAGAAGCTGATGGAAGGCTTCAACGTCGCGTTCGCCAAGCTGAACGCCTATCAGGATGAGACGGTCAGGCTTGCGAAGACGGACAAGCCGAAGGCGCTGGACCGTTCCATGCACGACGGCCGCAAGTTCGTCGCTGACGCGCTGGAAGCGGCCGACGCCTACATCAAGAACGTCAAGAAGAACATGGCCGAGCAGGCCGAACAGGCCAAGCAGGACGGCTCGCGTGCAGAGCTGCTGCTGATGAGCCTGGTCATCGCCTCGCTGTTGGTCGCTGCCGTCGCCGCGACCTGGATTGCGATGAACATCAGCCGGGCGCTGGCCCAGGCCGTCGGCCTCGCCGACGCGGTCGCGATCGGCGATCTCAGCCGCAAGATCGAGTCCTCCAGCAACGACGAGATCGGCGACCTCATCAAGTCGCTGAACGCGATGACGGTGAACCTGAATGCCACCGCGGCCCTCGCCAACGAGATCGCGCAGGGTAATCTCATGGTCGAAGCCAAGCCGCTGTCGGACAAGGACACGCTCGGCCTCGCGCTCGAGCGCATGGTGGAAAAGCTCCGGCAGATCGTGTCGGAAGCCCTGACCGCGGCGCAGAACGTCTCCGCCGGCAGCCAGGAGCTCTCCGCCAGCGCCGAGCAGCTCTCGCAGGGTGCAACCGAGCAGGCCTCGTCCGCGGAGGAAGCCTCCTCCTCGATGGAGGAGATGGCCTCGAACGTGAAGCAGAATGCCGACAACGCCAACCAGACCGAGAAGATCGCCGCACAGTCCGCCAAGGACGCCGAGGCCAGCGGTGCAGCCGTGGGGCGCGCCGTCAACGCGATGCAGACCATCGCCGAGAAGATCACCATCGTGCAGGAGATCGCACGCCAGACCGATCTGCTGGCGCTGAACGCGGCAGTCGAGGCCGCGCGCGCCGGCGAGCACGGCAAGGGCTTTGCGGTCGTCGCATCCGAAGTGCGCAAGCTTGCCGAGCGCAGCCAGGCGGCCGCAGCCGAGATCGGCACGCTCTCGACCGACACCGTCAAGGTGGCGCAGGAGGCGGGCGCCATGCTCGCCAAGCTCGTTCCTGATATCAAGAAGACCGCGGAGCTGGTCGAGGAGATCACCGCGGCCTGCCGCGAGCAGGACGTCGGCTCGGCGCAGATCAACCAGGCAATCCAGCAGCTCGACAAGGTCGGCCAGCAGAACGCCAGCGCCTCCGAGCAGGTGTCCTCGACGTCGGAGGAGCTTGCCTCCCAGGCCGAGCAGCTCCAGTCGACCATCGCCTATTTCCGTATCGAGCAGGGTGGAAAGGGCCAGGCCGCACCGATCGACCGGGCCGTGACCCAGTTGCGCGCCAAGGCGGCGACCATGGCGGCGGCGGAGCGTCCCGCCAAGAAGCCGATGGCGAGGCCCGCGCGCGCGGTGAAGGTCGCCGGCGGCGGCGGCTTCGCCTTCGACATGAACGACGGCGAGGATGACCGCGACGCCGAGTTCCAACGCTGAGTTTCTTTGTGGGATCGGCCCCCCAATCGGAGGGCCGATCTGTCTTCAGTCATTGCGTAGACGTGTAGGATTCAAGATGGCCCGTTCGGCCCGACATTCAGTGCAGGCGGCCGTCCCGGACCGAGGCATGCAGCCATGATGCCCGCCGTGCAGGATACGGCCGTGCATCTGTCGGACCGCCACTTCCGGACCATTGCCGAACTGATCGAGGGACAGGTCGGCATCAAGCTGCCGCAAGGCAAGCGGCTGATGCTGGAGGGGCGGTTGCACAAGCGCGTGCGCGCGTTGAATTTTTCCGACCTCAACGAATATGTCGACAACCTGTTCGAGGCCGACCATTTCGACACCGAGCTCACCCACCTGATCGATGTGGTGACGACCAACAAGACCGACTTCTTCCGCGAACCCCAGCACTTCACCTTCATGCGGGACGTCGCCGTTCCCGCTTTGCTCAAATCGCATGGCCGCAGGAACGCGAACCTGAAGATCTGGAGCTCGGCGAGCTCAACCGGAATGGAAGCCTATACGACGGCGATGGTGCTGGACGACATGACGCGAAACGGCTCGCGCTTGCAGTATCGCATCCTCGGAACCGACATTTCGACGGCCGTGCTGCGTCTCGCCAAGACCGCGATCTACACCCGCGATGTGCTCGCACCGGTGCCTGAGAACTTCGTGAAGCGATACTTCCTGTCGTCACGGGACAAGTCGCGGGGCGAGGTGCGGGTTGTGCCGGAGCTGCGGCGCATGACGCATTTCATGCGGATGAACCTCATGGATGCGTCCTATCCCGTCGATCGCGACGTCGACATCATCTTCTGCCGCAACGTCCTGATCTATTTCGAGCGCGAGACGCAGCGCAAGGTGATCCAGCAATTGTGCAGCCATTTGCGGCCGGGCGGCTATCTGCTGGTCGGACATTCGGAATCGATGATTCACAGTGCAGTGCCGGGCTTGAAGCAAGTTCAGCCAACCATTTTCCAGGTCTAGCCGGAGCGCAACCACAATGCCGAGGGAGAAAGTTCGCGTGCTGATCGTGGACGATTCGGCGTCGGTGCGCCAAATCCTCCAGACCATCCTTTCCGAAGACCCTGATATCGAGGTGATGGCGACCGCCTCAGATCCCTTCGTCGCGGCCCGCCGCCTCGAGAAGGAGCTGCCCCACGTCATCATTCTCGATCTCGAAATGCCGCGCATGGACGGCATGACGTTCCTGCGCAAGATCATGGCGCAACGTCCGATCCCGGTGATCATCTGCTCCTCGCTGACCGAAGAGGGTTCGAACGTGATGTTCGAGGCGTTCGAGGCGGGCGCGGTTGACATCGTGCCGAAGCCGAAGATCGACACGCGGCAGGCGCTGCTCGAATGCTCGACGCGGTTGCGCGAGGCGGTCAAATCGGCAGCGCGTGCGCGAGTCCGTCCGCGCTCGGAGCGCCGCGTGATCGAGCGGAAGCTGACGGCCGACGCCATCATCCCGCCGCCGGTGCAGGGCAAGGTCCGGCCGACGACGGAACGCATCGTGTGTATCGGCGCCTCGACGGGCGGCACCGAAGCGCTCAACGACGTCCTCGAAATGCTGCCACCGCATTGCCCGCCCATCGTCATCGTCCAGCACATGCCGGCGGGCTTCACCGCGGCCTTTGCCAGGCGCCTCGACAGCGTCTGCCAGATCCGGGTCAAGGAGGCCGAGGACGGCGAGCCGGTGCTGCCGGGCTGTGCCTATATCGCGCCCGGTGCCCGCCACATGCTGCTCCAGCGCATCGGCCTGCGCTACCAGATCGCGATCAAGGACGGCCCGCCGGTGTCGCGGCATCGCCCCTCCGTCGACGTGCTGTTCCGCTCGGCGGCCCAGCATGCCGGCGCCAATGCGCTCGGCGTCATCATGACCGGCATGGGCGATGACGGCGCGCGCGGCATGCTGGAGATGCGCAAGCTCGGCGCCTCGACCCGGGCGCAGGACGAAGAGAGCTGCGTGGTGTTCGGCATGCCCAGGGAAGCCATCGCCCATGGCGGCGTCGAGAAGGTCGTCTCGCTGCACAATATCCCGCGCGAGATCATGGCCTGGTACCAGGCCGGACATGCCGTGATGGCAGGTTGAGCGCGATGCCCGCCATTCCACCCCACACGCTCACCGAGGCGATCGCCGCGATCGAGGACGTCTCGTCGCGCATCGAGGACGTCTTCGCGCGGGTCGGTCACGAGCTCGGCCGCGGCCACATCATCTTCAAGGAGCTGAACCAGGGCCTCGCGACGCTCTCCGGGGAGCTCTCGGGCGCCGAGATCGAAGGCGCCGCGACCGCGTTGCAGGAGATCTCCGCCCGGCTCAGCGAGCTGGCGCAGGCGCTGCCGGCCGAGAGCGCCCTGCTTGCGACGATCGGCACGAGCACCGCCGAGGCGTCCTCGCTGCTGAAGCCGCTGTTCAAGCACATCCAGATGATCACTATCATCGCGCGCAGTGCGCGGATCGAGGCGGCCTCGCTCGACGGCGATCGTGAGGGCTTTCTCGCCTTCACCCAAGAAGCTTATGACCTCGGAAAGGCCGTGCAGCGCTCGCTCGAGGAGTGCGGAAAAGACCAGCAGCGCCTGTCGGAAGCCGTCGCCACCGCCTCCGGTCGGCAGAAGGAGTTCGAGAGCCGCTACCGGAATCAGCTGGTATCGGAGAGCGCAGAGCTCGGCGCGGCGTATAGCGGACTGCGCGACCAGCGCAGCAAGAGCAGCCATCTGGCCGACCTCGCTGGCGCCAGCACCAGGAAGATCGCCGAGGCGGTCGGCAGCGCGATCATCTCGCTGCAGGCCGGCGACAGCACGCGCCAGCGCCTCGAGCATGTCTGTCACGGTCTCGGCCTTGCATCGAGCTCGGCCCCGAGCCTCGTGCCCGAACCGGATGCAAGCGACGACGGCGCGCGCGCGATCTGCCAGTTGCAGGCGGCCCTGCTCATAGACGCCCAGCGCGAGTTCGGCAGTGACATCGGACAGATCGTCCGGGCACTGACGGCGATCCTGAACGATGCGGGCAGCGTCGTCGGCCATGGCCGCACGCTGTTCGGCGGTGAGGACGGCGGCTCGTCGTCGTTCCTGACGGGCATCAAGCAGACGCTGGCACATGCCTCGACATTGATCTCCACTTGCGAGGGCGCCGGCCGTTCGGTCGACGACGCGCTCGCGATCGTCGAGGACACGCTGGCGAAGTTTCGCCAGGCGATATCGGACCTTGCCGAGGCCACCGTCGACATCACCCTGATCGGGATGAATGCCGGCCTGAAGGCAAGCCATCTCGGCAGCCGCGGCAGCGCCTTCGTCGTCATCGCCAACGAGCTCAAGGCGACCGCGGACCAGGTCTCGGCGGGCGCGGCGCGGTTGAGACCCGTGCTCGACGGCATCGAGCGTTCGGCAAGAGAGCTGAAGGAGCTGCGCGTGCAGGGTGATCCCACGCAACTCGCCCAGCTCGAGCCGCAAATCCTCCAGGCGCTGCGCGAGGTCGAGGCGGGCAACGAACGGCTGGACAAGCTGATGAGCCGGCTCGTCGACGAAGGCGCCGAATTCGAAGGCCTGATGAATTCGGCGCAAGGCCTGATGACCACGCTTGGCGAAGGCTCCGCCGCCCTGCCTGCTGTTGCGGCGCGCCTCGAGAGTGCGGGCGCGGGCACCCAGCGGTTGCAGCCGCGAGCGCAGGACGAGGCTCTGCTCGACGATCTCTTCGCGCGCTACACGATGGAGCGCGAGCGGGACGTCCACCGTGAACTCTTGCAGACGCTCGGGCTTGCGTCGATCGCCGCCACGCGGCGCGTCGAGGCGGTTGAGGCCGCCGATGACGGCATAGAATTGTTTTGATGTCCGCGCCCGCGTCGCCTCGCGCCTCGGCCGCAATTCGACGGATCGGGTTTTCGGGGCGTTAACCTTGTCGACAGCGCCGGCGGGTTGGCCATTGTCGCGCCCCAGAGTTGGTCGCAAATAGCCCGTCAACTTCGCGTCGAGAAATTTCGTATGTTGAGAGACGGCAAATACGCGGCCTGGTTCAGGACCGCGCGTGGCCAGGGCACTGGCGTGGTGGATCTCGCCGAGGGCCGGATTTCAGGCAGCGACAGCTTCTTCACCTATGGCGGCTCGTATCGTGTCGATGAGAAGCGCTTCTCGGCGGTTTTGACCGTGAACCGGCACACCGATGGTCCGTCGAATGTGTTCGGGCCGGACCAGGTCCAGGTCGATCTCTCGGGTGTGTGCAACGGCCTGCTGGCGACCTGTTCGGGAACGGCCAGGGAAGCACCCGGCGTGAAGTTCGAGGCAACGCTGATCTACAGCCAGGAGGATGCCCCGGCCTCCGACGCCCGGTGCGCGGTGGTGAAGCTCAATACCGACAAGCTGCCGAAGGGCCTCGACAACCGTACCCGGCCACGCCCCGTGTTCACGCCGACCAAGACTCCCCTGTCCTGAAGCGCCGGCGTCTTAG is a genomic window of Bradyrhizobium sp. CB1717 containing:
- a CDS encoding methyl-accepting chemotaxis protein → MRFTVKAKLASAFGVVILLSMIAGAVGYLKLADMVGITEVLVARAGRMEKAAELKEGVLFLVRAEKNSILAASDAEYDQFVADLAKNREAVAKSKDEIYAAASEGGKKLMEGFNVAFAKLNAYQDETVRLAKTDKPKALDRSMHDGRKFVADALEAADAYIKNVKKNMAEQAEQAKQDGSRAELLLMSLVIASLLVAAVAATWIAMNISRALAQAVGLADAVAIGDLSRKIESSSNDEIGDLIKSLNAMTVNLNATAALANEIAQGNLMVEAKPLSDKDTLGLALERMVEKLRQIVSEALTAAQNVSAGSQELSASAEQLSQGATEQASSAEEASSSMEEMASNVKQNADNANQTEKIAAQSAKDAEASGAAVGRAVNAMQTIAEKITIVQEIARQTDLLALNAAVEAARAGEHGKGFAVVASEVRKLAERSQAAAAEIGTLSTDTVKVAQEAGAMLAKLVPDIKKTAELVEEITAACREQDVGSAQINQAIQQLDKVGQQNASASEQVSSTSEELASQAEQLQSTIAYFRIEQGGKGQAAPIDRAVTQLRAKAATMAAAERPAKKPMARPARAVKVAGGGGFAFDMNDGEDDRDAEFQR
- a CDS encoding CheR family methyltransferase, producing the protein MMPAVQDTAVHLSDRHFRTIAELIEGQVGIKLPQGKRLMLEGRLHKRVRALNFSDLNEYVDNLFEADHFDTELTHLIDVVTTNKTDFFREPQHFTFMRDVAVPALLKSHGRRNANLKIWSSASSTGMEAYTTAMVLDDMTRNGSRLQYRILGTDISTAVLRLAKTAIYTRDVLAPVPENFVKRYFLSSRDKSRGEVRVVPELRRMTHFMRMNLMDASYPVDRDVDIIFCRNVLIYFERETQRKVIQQLCSHLRPGGYLLVGHSESMIHSAVPGLKQVQPTIFQV
- a CDS encoding chemotaxis response regulator protein-glutamate methylesterase; its protein translation is MPREKVRVLIVDDSASVRQILQTILSEDPDIEVMATASDPFVAARRLEKELPHVIILDLEMPRMDGMTFLRKIMAQRPIPVIICSSLTEEGSNVMFEAFEAGAVDIVPKPKIDTRQALLECSTRLREAVKSAARARVRPRSERRVIERKLTADAIIPPPVQGKVRPTTERIVCIGASTGGTEALNDVLEMLPPHCPPIVIVQHMPAGFTAAFARRLDSVCQIRVKEAEDGEPVLPGCAYIAPGARHMLLQRIGLRYQIAIKDGPPVSRHRPSVDVLFRSAAQHAGANALGVIMTGMGDDGARGMLEMRKLGASTRAQDEESCVVFGMPREAIAHGGVEKVVSLHNIPREIMAWYQAGHAVMAG
- a CDS encoding chemotaxis protein; amino-acid sequence: MPAIPPHTLTEAIAAIEDVSSRIEDVFARVGHELGRGHIIFKELNQGLATLSGELSGAEIEGAATALQEISARLSELAQALPAESALLATIGTSTAEASSLLKPLFKHIQMITIIARSARIEAASLDGDREGFLAFTQEAYDLGKAVQRSLEECGKDQQRLSEAVATASGRQKEFESRYRNQLVSESAELGAAYSGLRDQRSKSSHLADLAGASTRKIAEAVGSAIISLQAGDSTRQRLEHVCHGLGLASSSAPSLVPEPDASDDGARAICQLQAALLIDAQREFGSDIGQIVRALTAILNDAGSVVGHGRTLFGGEDGGSSSFLTGIKQTLAHASTLISTCEGAGRSVDDALAIVEDTLAKFRQAISDLAEATVDITLIGMNAGLKASHLGSRGSAFVVIANELKATADQVSAGAARLRPVLDGIERSARELKELRVQGDPTQLAQLEPQILQALREVEAGNERLDKLMSRLVDEGAEFEGLMNSAQGLMTTLGEGSAALPAVAARLESAGAGTQRLQPRAQDEALLDDLFARYTMERERDVHRELLQTLGLASIAATRRVEAVEAADDGIELF